A single Pedobacter sp. PACM 27299 DNA region contains:
- a CDS encoding oligosaccharide flippase family protein has translation MIAIKKYLFRKEVLNFVNYYIFTIINAGIAIISISYLTKHIPPEDYGRIGIFSSILFFMPSLVAFCANGLQAIEIVDLGQEEYLKFRNQYISFVLLNTLFFSALAGLLSFLIPEFSFVIITATLMGLVQTFSNVHNTELFQHSQATRFGLISSATVLLSFLLTFIFISGFKLDWKYRILALLFSEFIIVIFRFYGLSSIGANFKFSLNKSQFKYFLYYGAPLIFSMFAGWVINQSDRFFLLHFFSLREVGIYAAAASIASFIALINGNMSKVIYPVVFQKLNKREGKRFILKITFLYSIIILVITAFFCLGIHLFGGLFLGKKYVDAFPIIYIMCFGQAFFGIYTTTGMVIDYFKKTKLKTMLITIGAVLIIILSFVMTPIIGISGPALAALISFIFLAFGSFVITRNLFNTYKVI, from the coding sequence ATGATAGCGATAAAAAAGTACCTTTTTAGAAAGGAAGTCCTTAATTTTGTTAACTATTATATTTTTACTATTATAAACGCTGGAATTGCAATTATTTCGATTTCCTATTTAACTAAACACATCCCTCCAGAGGATTACGGAAGAATAGGTATTTTTTCTAGTATACTTTTTTTTATGCCATCATTAGTCGCATTCTGTGCGAATGGTTTACAGGCAATTGAAATTGTTGATCTGGGACAAGAAGAATATTTGAAATTTAGAAATCAGTACATTTCTTTTGTATTGTTAAATACATTGTTTTTTAGTGCACTTGCGGGATTGTTATCTTTTCTTATTCCAGAGTTTAGTTTTGTGATTATTACAGCGACCTTAATGGGGCTGGTACAAACGTTTTCCAATGTACATAACACTGAGTTGTTCCAGCATTCTCAAGCGACTCGCTTTGGTTTAATATCAAGCGCAACAGTTTTGTTAAGTTTTTTATTGACGTTTATTTTTATTTCTGGCTTTAAATTAGACTGGAAATATAGGATTCTTGCATTACTTTTTTCAGAATTTATAATTGTTATATTTCGATTTTACGGACTTAGTTCAATAGGGGCAAACTTTAAATTCAGTTTAAATAAATCTCAGTTTAAATATTTTTTATACTACGGTGCTCCACTGATCTTTTCCATGTTTGCTGGTTGGGTAATAAATCAATCCGATCGTTTTTTTCTATTACATTTTTTTAGTTTGAGAGAAGTAGGTATTTATGCCGCTGCTGCGAGTATTGCATCTTTTATAGCACTTATAAACGGTAATATGTCGAAAGTTATTTATCCTGTCGTTTTTCAAAAGTTGAATAAGAGAGAGGGTAAACGATTTATTCTAAAGATAACTTTTTTGTATTCTATAATCATCCTCGTAATCACAGCTTTCTTTTGTTTAGGTATACATCTATTTGGGGGCCTTTTTTTAGGTAAGAAATATGTGGATGCTTTTCCAATCATATATATCATGTGTTTTGGTCAAGCCTTCTTTGGCATCTATACGACAACAGGAATGGTAATAGATTATTTCAAGAAGACAAAACTTAAAACAATGCTAATTACGATTGGTGCTGTTTTAATAATTATATTGTCATTTGTGATGACACCTATAATAGGGATTTCTGGTCCAGCACTTGCTGCGCTGATCTCTTTTATCTTTTTAGCCTTTGGATCTTTCGTTATTACAAGAAACTTATTTAACACGTATAAAGTAATCTAA
- a CDS encoding acyltransferase, whose protein sequence is MRIFILKLILLLRIDLIINSFRNFINLAGIERLRKKTGLQVNYVMQGGEGIVVTSMSGNLSGFFIDDTSHLKSGTFIDCTGGVRIGRYMHPGRNLTIFSANHNYLNPNKIPYDEKVLLRPVVIEDFVWIGANVTISPGVTIGEGSIIATGAVVTKDVPFCAVVGGNPAKIIKYRDQGEFIKLKNENAFY, encoded by the coding sequence ATGAGGATTTTTATTTTGAAATTGATTCTTTTGCTAAGAATAGACCTGATTATTAACTCTTTTAGAAACTTCATCAATTTAGCTGGAATAGAGCGATTACGGAAGAAAACAGGCCTTCAAGTGAATTATGTTATGCAAGGAGGAGAGGGGATTGTAGTCACTAGCATGAGCGGAAACTTATCTGGTTTTTTTATTGATGATACAAGTCATCTTAAAAGTGGAACATTTATTGATTGTACCGGGGGAGTAAGAATTGGGAGGTATATGCATCCAGGTAGAAATCTAACTATTTTTTCTGCAAACCATAATTATTTAAATCCTAATAAGATTCCATACGATGAAAAAGTTTTACTTAGACCCGTTGTTATAGAGGATTTTGTTTGGATAGGGGCTAATGTAACGATTTCCCCGGGAGTAACTATTGGAGAGGGGAGTATTATTGCTACAGGAGCAGTAGTTACGAAAGACGTTCCTTTCTGTGCTGTGGTAGGAGGAAATCCTGCTAAAATTATAAAATATAGAGATCAGGGTGAGTTCATTAAGTTAAAAAATGAGAATGCTTTTTATTAG
- a CDS encoding polysialyltransferase family glycosyltransferase: MTNKHERVVIFCQAPSDIPFFLALYEKFKASKTIVVYVINVYNNYKFLESLNLDLGGLFFIPYEYASLSKPWTLFKERKRISSLNAKHFLSLKDATVYFCSCFEDWLTAYFVSSLAKNNNVYYLGNYDFIEGDYSERKSLNFRRFLLKSVYLFLTGINFKVEIVEKIPEFPYQKFRIEKADLKVDNSIFVKYGLKLSDSFNNKPVALFFVTPCQGNIFCEESYDINQLKVIKFLKSCGWCIIVKGHPRLGIPENILSLVDLEIPQHIPAEFIQNDNISICLGIVTTAIVSFAKGTNIPTYSLINLFEFVESSLPDQFKDYLAGYSDNKVKYFSDFEQFNEVIVNYDQKKD; the protein is encoded by the coding sequence ATGACTAATAAACATGAGCGTGTGGTGATATTCTGCCAGGCTCCTTCCGATATCCCTTTTTTTTTAGCGTTATATGAAAAATTTAAGGCTTCTAAGACTATAGTTGTTTATGTTATTAATGTATACAATAATTATAAATTCTTAGAAAGTTTAAATTTGGATTTAGGGGGCTTATTTTTTATTCCTTACGAATATGCTTCGTTAAGTAAACCCTGGACATTATTTAAAGAGAGAAAAAGGATATCATCATTGAATGCCAAGCATTTTCTTTCCTTAAAGGATGCGACCGTTTATTTTTGTTCTTGTTTTGAAGATTGGCTGACTGCATATTTTGTTAGTAGTTTAGCAAAAAATAACAATGTTTATTATCTTGGAAATTATGACTTTATTGAAGGTGATTATAGTGAGCGTAAAAGCTTAAACTTTAGGAGATTTTTACTCAAATCGGTTTATTTGTTTTTGACAGGCATAAATTTCAAGGTGGAAATAGTTGAGAAAATTCCCGAATTTCCTTATCAAAAATTTAGAATTGAAAAAGCAGATCTTAAGGTGGATAATTCTATTTTTGTTAAATACGGTCTTAAACTATCCGATTCATTTAATAATAAGCCTGTAGCCCTGTTTTTTGTTACTCCTTGTCAAGGTAATATCTTCTGTGAGGAGAGCTATGATATCAATCAACTCAAGGTAATAAAATTCCTTAAATCATGTGGTTGGTGTATAATTGTAAAAGGTCATCCAAGACTAGGAATACCAGAGAATATTTTAAGCTTAGTTGATCTGGAGATTCCACAACATATTCCTGCAGAGTTTATACAAAATGATAATATCTCGATTTGTTTAGGGATTGTTACTACTGCAATCGTTTCTTTTGCAAAAGGAACTAATATTCCAACATATTCATTAATAAATTTATTTGAATTTGTTGAATCGAGTCTGCCAGATCAATTCAAGGATTATCTTGCCGGTTATTCCGATAACAAGGTGAAGTATTTCTCTGATTTTGAGCAGTTTAATGAAGTAATAGTTAATTATGATCAAAAAAAAGACTAG
- a CDS encoding glycosyltransferase family 2 protein: protein MIKKKTSQVSVITVVYNGAEIIEGTILSVLGQTYKDVEYIIIDGGSSDSTFEILDRYNDKLSHWVSEPDKGIYDAMNKGVAICSGEWVIFMNAGDSFYDENVLSNIFDYNHENSDVIYGAVNCFDKFKEVIIKPDNLLKITHKMIFCHQSSLVRRELLLNNRFDMRYKIAADYNLFYNLYANGFKFVEMPVCIANYEVGTGLSSKNGYQGAKDNLMINKNWGKPSHMVGFYYGCLSFYTRFYLKKILPYRLVRKLLLIKYNKVKTS from the coding sequence ATGATCAAAAAAAAGACTAGCCAAGTTAGTGTTATAACTGTAGTTTATAATGGGGCTGAAATAATTGAAGGAACTATTCTAAGTGTACTGGGACAAACCTACAAAGATGTAGAATACATAATCATTGATGGTGGATCAAGTGATAGTACCTTCGAAATTCTAGACCGTTATAATGATAAGCTATCTCATTGGGTTTCTGAACCAGATAAAGGGATTTATGATGCAATGAATAAAGGGGTGGCCATATGTTCGGGTGAATGGGTGATTTTTATGAATGCTGGGGATAGTTTTTATGATGAGAATGTCCTTTCAAATATATTTGATTACAATCATGAGAATTCAGATGTTATATATGGGGCAGTAAATTGTTTTGATAAGTTTAAAGAGGTTATAATCAAACCAGATAATCTACTAAAAATAACTCATAAAATGATTTTTTGCCACCAGTCTTCGTTGGTGAGAAGAGAACTATTGCTAAATAATAGATTTGATATGAGGTATAAAATTGCAGCGGACTATAATTTGTTTTATAACTTATATGCCAATGGGTTCAAATTTGTTGAAATGCCTGTTTGTATTGCGAATTATGAGGTTGGAACAGGTTTGTCTTCAAAAAATGGATATCAGGGGGCGAAAGATAATTTAATGATTAATAAAAATTGGGGTAAGCCATCGCACATGGTTGGCTTTTACTATGGTTGTTTGTCTTTCTATACAAGGTTTTATTTAAAAAAGATCCTCCCATACCGACTGGTTAGGAAATTACTTTTAATTAAATATAATAAAGTAAAGACTTCTTGA
- a CDS encoding EpsG family protein → MLAYIEVIVKDKEFSRNSLSFVCIVMWLLAGLRYKVGADWNSYFEFYQETTDAVEIGYATLNNVFSKLSVPYNVFLLFINGISLILMYIFLRKHSLVLVIGMLIFYSDLFLYFNLSGIRQAIATAITCYSITYAINRQFVKFSLLVVLASCFHLTALVFFAAYFLPRKKFSTFQLLFFAGGFLSFSFFINYFSELITLYTMKNAEFYLTQQVKSENLLGLFYVGIAKRLIIVGLIFGFGRKIINNGNFRYFFNIYLFGLAIYLTSYMISPDIGVRLSSYFITFEMVIAGNLLYFTKSRNTRLLIVTIFFAVVMYKLLGYSKDETYVYHSIIDLF, encoded by the coding sequence ATGTTAGCATACATAGAAGTAATAGTGAAGGATAAAGAATTTTCCAGAAATTCTTTATCCTTTGTTTGCATAGTAATGTGGCTTTTGGCAGGCTTAAGGTATAAAGTTGGCGCGGATTGGAATTCATATTTCGAATTTTATCAAGAGACGACTGATGCAGTTGAGATAGGGTATGCTACATTAAATAATGTATTTAGTAAACTGTCAGTTCCATATAATGTGTTTCTGCTATTTATTAACGGAATTTCATTAATTTTAATGTACATCTTTCTGCGAAAGCATTCCCTTGTATTAGTTATAGGAATGTTAATTTTTTACTCGGATTTATTTTTGTATTTTAATTTAAGTGGAATACGTCAGGCAATAGCAACGGCTATAACGTGTTATAGTATCACTTATGCAATTAATAGACAATTCGTAAAATTTTCTCTCCTTGTAGTATTAGCCAGTTGCTTTCATCTTACTGCCCTTGTTTTTTTTGCTGCGTATTTTTTACCAAGGAAAAAGTTCAGTACATTTCAACTCTTATTTTTTGCCGGCGGATTTTTGTCATTCTCATTTTTTATTAACTATTTCTCTGAATTGATTACTCTTTATACTATGAAAAATGCAGAATTCTATTTGACCCAACAGGTTAAATCAGAGAATTTATTGGGTTTGTTTTACGTGGGTATAGCTAAAAGATTAATTATTGTTGGGCTAATCTTTGGATTTGGGAGAAAGATCATAAACAATGGTAACTTCCGTTATTTTTTTAATATCTATCTATTTGGATTGGCGATTTACTTGACTTCTTACATGATTTCTCCTGATATTGGTGTGAGGTTGAGTAGTTACTTTATCACATTTGAAATGGTGATAGCTGGTAATCTGCTTTATTTCACTAAAAGCAGGAATACTCGACTTTTAATTGTAACTATCTTTTTTGCAGTAGTCATGTATAAACTTTTAGGTTATTCTAAGGATGAAACATATGTTTATCATTCGATAATTGATCTATTTTAA
- a CDS encoding glycosyltransferase family 4 protein has protein sequence MKILFYFNSMGPAGGIERVISKHIKFLESQHEVVLITKDSAPSFYPLPKSVVHQSLNMNVQLDMSSKLKRIFQIVSTFYKTTIELKKKKAIYKPDLIYVASPLGLLEVFISQWNCKNIMVTEHSSFSAYNRVYKTIARLLYKKVTLLTVPTTDDSKFYSSIGIINTYLPNPLSFFPDQPSALTNKIVLNVGRLTNDKRHDLLIKLWSRTAFKNNGWKLHIIGEGENEPQLKTLIRNLGLGESVLMLPKTKEIAHEFCKASIFVLTSSAEGFGLVLAEAMASGVPCVAFNCPSGPKDIISDAQSGFLVKEGDHDSYIKHLNHLMSDFELRKALGTQARLDVQKFNEDVIGEKMKKLVNEQFKSGGI, from the coding sequence ATGAAAATACTATTTTATTTCAATTCAATGGGACCAGCTGGAGGGATTGAAAGGGTCATTTCTAAGCATATAAAATTTTTGGAGAGTCAACACGAAGTTGTTCTTATAACTAAGGATTCAGCACCATCATTTTATCCACTTCCAAAATCAGTAGTCCATCAGTCGCTGAATATGAATGTTCAGCTTGATATGAGCTCTAAGTTGAAGCGAATATTTCAAATAGTTTCAACATTTTACAAAACGACTATTGAATTAAAAAAGAAAAAGGCTATTTATAAGCCTGATCTAATCTATGTTGCCTCACCATTGGGGCTTCTGGAAGTTTTCATTTCACAATGGAACTGTAAGAATATTATGGTGACGGAACATTCCTCATTTTCCGCCTATAATCGAGTTTACAAGACTATAGCAAGACTGCTTTATAAAAAAGTCACACTGCTAACAGTACCAACTACTGATGATTCTAAATTTTATTCATCTATTGGAATTATTAATACCTACCTCCCAAATCCCTTATCTTTTTTTCCTGACCAACCTTCAGCTTTAACCAATAAAATTGTTTTAAATGTTGGTAGGCTTACAAATGATAAAAGGCATGATTTGTTAATTAAATTATGGTCACGCACAGCATTTAAAAATAACGGCTGGAAACTTCACATAATTGGAGAAGGAGAGAATGAACCTCAGTTAAAAACATTAATACGAAATCTTGGATTGGGTGAGAGCGTTTTAATGCTGCCGAAGACTAAAGAAATTGCCCATGAATTCTGTAAGGCCTCAATTTTTGTACTTACATCAAGTGCCGAAGGATTTGGGCTTGTTTTAGCTGAGGCCATGGCAAGTGGTGTACCATGTGTTGCGTTTAATTGCCCAAGTGGGCCTAAAGATATAATATCAGACGCCCAAAGTGGATTTCTGGTAAAGGAAGGCGATCATGACTCTTATATTAAACATCTTAACCACTTAATGAGCGATTTCGAATTGAGAAAAGCTCTGGGCACCCAGGCACGTCTTGATGTGCAAAAATTTAATGAAGATGTTATCGGCGAAAAAATGAAAAAGCTTGTTAATGAGCAGTTTAAAAGTGGGGGTATATAG
- a CDS encoding glycosyltransferase family 2 protein, with protein MNKVTVIIPVYNAEKTIGRALASVLNQTIAPYEIIIIDDGSHDNSSLIVQEHIDLNPMFKFHLIKKSNGGVSSARNVGLKKATGNYIAFLDSDDEWFLDKLEKQLTIFDGFTNFGFIGGLIYRPKENIQGSLLEISLSDLIFKNYFQPSTVLFKKRSLIWSVFLMKHSDMQKKVIFL; from the coding sequence ATGAATAAAGTTACAGTAATAATACCAGTTTACAATGCTGAAAAAACAATAGGCCGAGCTTTGGCTTCGGTTTTAAATCAAACAATTGCTCCCTATGAAATCATTATAATAGATGATGGAAGCCACGATAATTCTAGTCTAATTGTGCAAGAGCATATTGATCTAAACCCAATGTTTAAATTTCATTTGATTAAGAAGTCAAATGGTGGTGTCTCTTCTGCTCGAAATGTTGGATTGAAAAAAGCAACAGGTAATTATATTGCATTTTTGGATAGTGATGATGAGTGGTTTTTAGATAAACTCGAAAAACAACTAACCATTTTTGATGGATTCACTAATTTTGGTTTTATCGGAGGATTAATTTATAGGCCAAAGGAAAATATTCAAGGTAGCTTATTAGAAATTAGCCTATCGGATTTAATTTTCAAAAACTATTTTCAACCATCGACAGTGCTTTTCAAAAAGAGATCGTTGATTTGGTCGGTTTTTTTGATGAAACACAGCGATATGCAGAAGAAGGTAATTTTTTTATGA
- a CDS encoding DapH/DapD/GlmU-related protein codes for MISKYGLIGSFKLFLSFFYTKLFHPKSRIIRLPFDIRNKKYINLGRNLTTGVGCRLEAYPIDNSVTLHFGDNVQVNDYVHITAMEHVYIGNNVLLASKIYISDCSHGSYIGDTNDSNPNTLPVDRKLIAKPVIIEDNVWIGEFVSVLPGVTIGKGTIVGANSVVTKSLPPYVIAVGSPAIPMKEFNFITGRWEKIKT; via the coding sequence ATGATCTCAAAATATGGATTAATCGGCAGTTTTAAATTATTTCTGTCTTTTTTTTATACTAAGTTATTTCATCCCAAATCCAGGATAATTAGACTCCCATTTGATATTAGGAATAAGAAATATATCAACTTAGGTCGTAATTTAACCACTGGAGTTGGGTGTCGATTGGAGGCATATCCTATTGATAATAGCGTTACCTTGCATTTTGGTGATAATGTTCAAGTTAATGACTATGTCCATATAACAGCTATGGAACATGTTTATATCGGAAATAATGTGCTTTTAGCAAGTAAAATTTATATTTCTGATTGTTCACACGGGAGTTATATTGGTGATACAAATGATAGTAATCCTAATACGCTACCGGTAGATAGAAAATTAATAGCTAAGCCAGTAATAATTGAAGATAATGTTTGGATTGGTGAATTTGTCAGCGTTCTCCCCGGCGTCACAATTGGTAAAGGAACAATTGTTGGTGCAAATTCAGTAGTTACAAAAAGCTTACCGCCTTATGTAATCGCTGTTGGTAGCCCTGCAATACCAATGAAAGAATTTAATTTTATAACAGGAAGGTGGGAAAAAATAAAAACATAA
- a CDS encoding NAD-dependent epimerase/dehydratase family protein, with translation MKNILITGGAGFIGSNLSLKLIEKGYSVTVLDNLSPQIHGDNPVETSPLYKSIKDKVKFIFGTVTSKEDWKRALDGQNVIVHYAAETGTGQSMYEIQKYVDVNINGTAILLDILANESHQIEKVIVASSRSIYGEGKYKNEEFGFVYPEHRTSAKMDNGDFEVKYSGCNKPLTLVGTDEESKIHPSSVYGITKQNQEQMIMTVCPTLGIEPVAFRYQNVYGPGQSLKNPYTGILSIFSTQIKNGNAINIFEDGKESRDFVFIDDVVDATILGIEKAESNGEIFNVGSGIATDVLTVAESLVNSYNISVPITISGNYRLGDIRHNFADLTKIKEKLGFEPKVSFEEGIYLFAKWVDSQEVESDMYERSIEELKVRGLYK, from the coding sequence ATGAAAAATATATTAATAACTGGAGGAGCAGGTTTTATCGGTTCTAATCTATCATTGAAATTGATAGAAAAGGGGTACAGTGTTACTGTACTTGATAACTTGTCACCTCAAATACATGGGGATAACCCAGTGGAGACTTCACCCCTTTATAAAAGTATAAAAGATAAAGTGAAGTTTATTTTTGGAACAGTTACCTCTAAAGAAGATTGGAAAAGAGCATTAGACGGCCAAAATGTCATCGTTCATTATGCTGCTGAAACAGGTACAGGACAATCTATGTATGAAATTCAAAAGTATGTAGATGTTAATATTAATGGCACTGCAATATTATTAGATATTTTAGCTAATGAATCTCATCAAATTGAGAAAGTTATTGTAGCCTCGTCCAGATCTATTTATGGTGAAGGAAAATACAAAAATGAAGAATTTGGCTTTGTATACCCAGAACATAGAACTTCTGCTAAAATGGATAATGGGGATTTTGAAGTGAAATATTCTGGATGTAATAAACCTTTAACTCTAGTTGGAACAGACGAAGAATCAAAAATCCATCCATCATCTGTTTATGGAATAACTAAACAGAACCAGGAACAAATGATTATGACCGTGTGTCCTACCTTGGGTATAGAGCCGGTTGCCTTTCGTTACCAAAATGTATATGGCCCCGGCCAATCTTTAAAGAATCCTTATACTGGAATCCTGTCTATATTCTCAACCCAAATTAAAAATGGAAATGCAATTAACATTTTTGAAGATGGCAAGGAATCAAGAGACTTTGTATTTATTGATGATGTAGTAGATGCAACAATACTAGGAATTGAAAAGGCAGAAAGTAATGGTGAGATTTTTAATGTTGGTTCAGGAATTGCTACAGATGTATTAACTGTTGCAGAATCCTTAGTTAATAGTTATAATATATCTGTACCAATTACAATTAGTGGAAATTACAGGTTAGGTGATATTAGACATAATTTTGCCGATCTGACTAAAATTAAAGAAAAACTTGGTTTTGAACCAAAAGTTTCTTTTGAAGAGGGAATATATCTTTTTGCTAAATGGGTTGATAGTCAGGAGGTTGAAAGTGATATGTACGAGAGATCAATAGAAGAGTTAAAAGTAAGAGGTTTATATAAGTAA
- the gmd gene encoding GDP-mannose 4,6-dehydratase codes for MKKALITGITGQDGAYLADLLLKKGYEVHGIKRRSSLFNTDRIDHLYQDPHDTNVRFKLHYGDLSDSTNLIRIVQEVQPDEIYNLGAMSHVKVSFDTPEYTANADGIGTLRLLEALRILGLEKKTRIYQASTSELYGLVQAVPQSETTPFYPRSPYAVAKMYAYWITVNYREAYGMFACNGILFNHESPLRGETFVTRKITRGVSKIALGLQDKLYLGNLDARRDWGHAKDYVEAMWLILQQDTPEDYVIATGVTTTVRDFVKMSFAEVGVEIEFKGEGAEEKGYIKSCSNVDFNIEIGKEVVSVDPAYFRPTEVDLLIGDPTKSKTKLGWKPQYDLTALVKEMMESDVDHFRKELMLKAAGYKVKNQFE; via the coding sequence ATGAAAAAAGCACTTATTACGGGTATTACAGGACAAGACGGTGCATATCTGGCTGATTTGTTATTAAAAAAAGGTTACGAAGTTCATGGGATTAAACGACGTAGTTCGCTATTTAATACAGACCGTATTGATCATCTATATCAAGATCCTCATGATACCAATGTGCGATTCAAATTGCATTACGGTGATTTAAGTGACTCCACAAATTTGATAAGGATTGTTCAAGAAGTCCAACCCGATGAAATTTACAACTTAGGGGCAATGAGCCATGTTAAGGTGAGCTTTGATACACCTGAGTATACTGCAAATGCAGATGGTATTGGAACATTACGTCTATTGGAAGCTTTGAGAATTCTTGGTTTAGAGAAAAAAACCAGGATTTATCAGGCTTCTACATCGGAACTTTATGGATTAGTACAAGCAGTCCCTCAGTCTGAAACCACGCCATTCTATCCAAGATCTCCTTACGCTGTGGCAAAAATGTATGCCTATTGGATTACGGTTAACTACAGAGAAGCTTATGGGATGTTTGCCTGCAATGGAATATTATTTAACCATGAAAGTCCACTTCGCGGGGAAACTTTTGTAACCCGTAAAATAACCAGAGGGGTTTCAAAAATCGCCCTTGGTTTACAAGATAAGTTATACTTAGGAAATCTAGATGCTAGAAGGGATTGGGGGCACGCTAAAGACTATGTAGAAGCGATGTGGTTGATTCTACAACAGGATACACCAGAAGATTATGTAATTGCGACTGGAGTTACCACCACTGTTCGCGATTTCGTAAAGATGTCTTTTGCGGAAGTAGGGGTGGAAATTGAATTTAAGGGAGAAGGAGCAGAAGAGAAGGGCTATATTAAATCATGTTCGAATGTAGATTTCAATATTGAAATTGGAAAAGAAGTCGTTTCTGTTGACCCTGCTTATTTTAGACCAACTGAGGTGGACTTGTTAATCGGTGACCCTACCAAATCTAAAACCAAATTAGGTTGGAAGCCACAATATGACCTAACTGCATTAGTAAAAGAAATGATGGAGTCTGATGTTGATCATTTCCGTAAAGAATTGATGTTAAAAGCTGCAGGTTATAAGGTCAAAAATCAATTTGAATAA
- a CDS encoding GDP-L-fucose synthase family protein, translating to MNKEDKIYVAGHRGMVGSAILRQLKLEGFHNLIHRSSSDLDLRESNAVGDFFLAEKPDYIFLAAAKVGGIVANNTYKADFIYENLMIQNHVIHQSYLHGVKKLMFLGSSCIYPKLATQPLKEEYLLTGELEPTNEPYAIAKIAGIKMCDAYRAQYGCNFISVMPTNLYGPNDNYDLNNSHVLPAMLRKFITAKRNGDKSVTIWGTGSPKREFLHADDLAEACVYLMNTFDEPGLVNIGVGEDISILELAILVKRITGFAGEILTDTSKPNGTPRKLMDVTKLNGLGWRAKISLEEGIEKVYNEIKDSDWN from the coding sequence ATGAATAAAGAAGACAAAATTTATGTGGCTGGTCATCGTGGAATGGTTGGATCTGCAATTCTGCGTCAACTGAAATTAGAAGGATTTCACAATTTAATTCATAGGAGCTCCTCAGATTTAGATTTACGCGAAAGTAATGCAGTTGGAGATTTTTTTTTGGCTGAAAAACCCGACTATATCTTTCTAGCTGCAGCAAAAGTTGGGGGGATCGTTGCTAATAATACTTATAAGGCGGACTTTATATATGAAAATCTGATGATTCAAAATCATGTGATTCATCAGTCTTATTTACATGGGGTCAAAAAACTAATGTTTCTTGGATCTTCATGTATCTATCCTAAGTTAGCGACACAACCACTTAAAGAAGAATATCTATTGACTGGTGAGTTAGAACCTACTAATGAACCTTATGCTATTGCTAAGATTGCAGGTATAAAAATGTGTGATGCATATCGTGCACAATATGGATGTAATTTTATTTCGGTAATGCCAACAAATTTGTATGGACCAAATGATAATTATGATCTAAATAACTCACATGTTCTTCCAGCCATGTTGAGGAAGTTTATTACAGCCAAGCGAAATGGAGATAAATCGGTCACCATTTGGGGAACAGGTAGTCCAAAACGTGAATTCTTGCATGCCGATGATTTAGCTGAGGCCTGTGTTTATTTGATGAATACCTTTGACGAACCTGGTTTGGTGAACATTGGAGTAGGTGAGGATATTTCTATACTCGAATTGGCAATTTTGGTGAAAAGAATTACGGGATTTGCAGGAGAGATTTTAACTGATACGAGCAAACCAAATGGCACACCCCGGAAATTGATGGATGTGACTAAATTGAATGGTTTAGGATGGCGTGCTAAAATTTCCCTAGAAGAAGGAATTGAAAAAGTTTATAACGAAATAAAAGATTCAGATTGGAACTAG